The Kordia sp. SMS9 genome window below encodes:
- a CDS encoding NAD(P)-dependent oxidoreductase, with protein sequence MKFAIIKERKNPPDRRVVFSPEKLAEANEQFPQATFKVESSDIRVFTDNAYAEKGFEVTDDVSDCDVMIGVKEVPLDHLIPNKKYFFFSHTIKKQPYNRKLLQAMLAKNIEMYDHEVITKDNGGRLIGFGRYAGLVGAYNGFRALGLRDKLFHLPKVETLADLDEVKKELDKITIPNIKILLSGTGKVAYGAKEILDHLGIKEVSDAIYLTSEFSEPVYCMIDVMEYNVREDGKVGDKFAFYKNPTGYKSNFMPYAKVSDFFIAGHFYGDGAPFLFTREDAKHPDFNINLVADISCDIDGPVASTIRPSTIADPFYGYDPQTEKEVAFNAKNAITVMAVDNLPCELPKDASEGFGEMFLQHVIPAFYNGDKDGVLARAKMTTADGKLTERYAYLQDYVDGK encoded by the coding sequence ATGAAATTTGCCATCATCAAAGAACGTAAAAATCCGCCAGACAGACGCGTAGTATTCTCTCCCGAAAAACTTGCCGAAGCCAACGAGCAGTTTCCACAAGCCACTTTCAAAGTAGAAAGCTCTGATATTCGTGTGTTTACTGATAACGCGTATGCGGAAAAAGGATTTGAAGTCACTGATGATGTGTCAGATTGCGATGTCATGATCGGCGTAAAAGAAGTGCCACTCGATCATTTAATTCCCAACAAAAAATACTTTTTCTTTTCACATACGATTAAAAAACAACCGTACAATCGTAAATTATTACAGGCAATGTTGGCAAAAAACATTGAAATGTACGATCATGAAGTGATCACCAAAGACAATGGTGGACGTTTGATCGGTTTCGGACGCTATGCAGGTTTAGTGGGCGCCTACAACGGTTTTCGTGCGTTAGGATTACGCGACAAATTGTTCCATCTACCAAAAGTAGAAACACTTGCCGATTTAGATGAAGTAAAAAAAGAATTGGACAAAATCACCATTCCCAACATAAAAATTCTACTCTCAGGAACAGGAAAAGTTGCTTATGGCGCCAAAGAAATACTAGATCATTTAGGCATCAAAGAAGTTTCAGACGCTATTTACTTAACATCAGAATTTTCGGAGCCCGTATACTGTATGATCGATGTGATGGAATACAACGTACGCGAAGATGGAAAAGTAGGCGATAAGTTCGCATTTTACAAAAATCCAACAGGCTACAAAAGTAACTTTATGCCGTATGCAAAAGTGTCCGATTTCTTCATTGCAGGACATTTCTACGGTGATGGTGCGCCGTTTCTATTCACACGAGAAGATGCCAAACATCCAGATTTCAACATCAATTTAGTAGCCGATATTTCGTGCGATATTGACGGACCTGTAGCAAGCACTATTCGTCCTTCTACCATTGCCGATCCTTTTTATGGCTACGATCCGCAAACCGAAAAAGAAGTTGCTTTCAATGCTAAAAATGCTATTACCGTAATGGCAGTAGACAATTTACCCTGCGAATTGCCAAAAGATGCCAGTGAAGGTTTTGGAGAGATGTTCTTACAACATGTCATTCCCGCATTCTACAATGGTGACAAAGATGGTGTATTAGCTCGAGCTAAAATGACAACTGCTGACGGAAAATTGACAGAACGCTATGCGTATTTGCAAGACTATGTAGATGGAAAATAA